A single Vulcanisaeta distributa DSM 14429 DNA region contains:
- a CDS encoding metal-dependent transcriptional regulator — protein MGLHVRISSREFLYLLVIKGMNDKGSGATIFGIAKALGVSTASAYEEINHLIKKGFVERRNGGIYITDEGIKEMNSLIRAHRVVETLLVRAGIDPDKACELAKMFDYALPEEVVEKLYEYLGKPSKCPHGKDIPQL, from the coding sequence ATGGGACTGCATGTGAGAATATCCAGTAGGGAATTCCTATACCTATTAGTGATTAAGGGAATGAATGATAAGGGCTCCGGTGCAACGATATTCGGCATTGCAAAGGCGCTTGGCGTCTCAACCGCGAGCGCCTATGAAGAGATTAATCACTTAATAAAGAAGGGCTTTGTGGAGAGGAGGAACGGTGGAATATACATAACTGACGAGGGCATTAAAGAAATGAACTCATTAATTAGGGCGCATAGGGTCGTGGAGACGTTATTGGTTAGGGCGGGGATCGACCCAGATAAGGCATGTGAGTTAGCTAAGATGTTTGATTACGCACTGCCTGAGGAGGTCGTGGAGAAGCTCTACGAATATCTGGGTAAGCCCAGTAAATGCCCACATGGCAAGGACATCCCGCAACTTTAA
- a CDS encoding NRAMP family divalent metal transporter, with translation MNFQERVSKSIKGISDSFRVLLGPGWLTMLADVDAPSILTAMQSGYYTGLAMIPWLILLTIPLYFIQELTIRAALGSGKGMGTLLREVYGNKAAAASLIAMLIIDGAAYVGEYAAISAIGLLFGVPVVISVILVLVFHTVIILMGGSYKRVENVLLAISAFILVYLVAFAVVPIRAQEMYGALLSIFLPSSYSNSLYLTLLAANIGAVIMPWMLYYQQSAIVDKGLRREHYTHERFETVMGAIISETLMIGSLLVGYWLRVKGGVVDGFQSALLSISRIISPYWFIVAAVGMVAAALLAIFVISLGFAYGLSEYFGWPSGLSRRMCEARGFYAFYVVEVVPAALIILFMRDLVNLILGIMVFNAVALAIPTYLLISLVSRRDVVGDYTISRARAIALYVVTTALIIAGIYAIMTTI, from the coding sequence GTGAATTTTCAGGAGAGAGTATCGAAGAGTATTAAGGGAATTAGCGATTCATTTAGGGTATTGCTTGGTCCTGGCTGGTTGACCATGCTCGCGGATGTGGATGCGCCGAGTATACTTACGGCGATGCAGAGCGGTTATTATACGGGGCTTGCGATGATTCCCTGGCTGATACTCCTAACAATACCTTTGTACTTCATCCAGGAGCTAACCATCAGGGCTGCGCTAGGTAGTGGGAAGGGTATGGGGACTCTACTTAGGGAGGTTTATGGTAATAAGGCTGCGGCTGCATCATTAATTGCCATGCTCATAATAGATGGGGCCGCCTATGTCGGTGAGTACGCGGCCATATCAGCCATTGGGCTCCTCTTTGGGGTGCCCGTGGTTATTTCTGTGATCTTAGTCCTTGTGTTTCACACGGTTATAATACTGATGGGTGGTTCGTATAAGAGGGTTGAGAACGTACTGCTTGCAATTTCCGCGTTTATACTAGTGTACCTAGTGGCCTTTGCTGTAGTACCCATTAGGGCTCAGGAGATGTATGGTGCATTACTGTCGATTTTCCTACCAAGCTCATACTCTAATTCCCTATATTTAACGTTACTCGCGGCCAACATTGGCGCCGTAATAATGCCCTGGATGCTTTATTATCAGCAGTCGGCGATTGTTGATAAAGGATTGAGGAGGGAGCACTATACCCATGAGAGGTTTGAGACCGTAATGGGCGCGATAATAAGCGAGACATTAATGATTGGTAGCCTACTGGTTGGTTATTGGCTTAGGGTTAAGGGTGGGGTTGTTGATGGATTCCAATCAGCGTTACTCTCAATAAGCAGGATCATTAGCCCATACTGGTTCATAGTGGCTGCTGTAGGCATGGTCGCAGCCGCACTGCTGGCAATATTCGTGATAAGCCTGGGCTTCGCCTATGGACTCAGTGAATACTTTGGTTGGCCCTCAGGGCTTAGTAGGAGGATGTGTGAGGCTAGGGGCTTCTACGCATTTTATGTTGTTGAGGTTGTGCCCGCAGCCTTGATAATACTCTTCATGAGGGACCTCGTTAATTTGATCCTGGGTATCATGGTCTTTAATGCCGTAGCTCTCGCCATACCCACTTACCTATTAATAAGCCTGGTTTCGAGGAGAGATGTCGTTGGTGATTACACAATTAGTAGGGCTAGGGCCATTGCGCTTTATGTGGTTACCACGGCATTGATTATTGCCGGCATCTACGCAATAATGACTACGATCTAA
- a CDS encoding helicase-related protein, whose product MLFRVIVNGNVEIRREWPWDRIARVKDRLKELGFRWNGEYWSGKVYSLSLIRELKELLELTSEETEKLMRTILVNSSGGVIGVEDLGSLGSIPSDCVLGEEGGLYIISLSCLIRDFIRSDRNYIGSASSFEEYVDKAVESIRQLLVGKPVIGDVELALRRAREFALANNKLRDLFSRRIEWWTVKLGLDSAELHFLSKELYEKLRSLTIPYYVTDKEGNLNKRDLRLIRKDDIIRESEKVIIRFPVFLRDTVRELLVKSGYKVTDLQWSPRQIQVPKDEVKLLPFQERALDAWLRAGKRGTIVVPTGGGKTFIALKALATARVPTIILVITEELMNQWYERIMKYLGIRAGRLGGGYDDIREVTVAIYNSAVNRIAEISDKFDMVVFDECLPYDALIVTDMGLMPIGEIVEKRLPVRVLTHKGRFMRITNYFKIPLIKRMVRITHEKGELVVTEDHLILTQDGWKPAITLRSGDVLYFYDVQVQNLRKGISNASGFRVSLCNCSQPRTSETKIIKAMDFIQRGGNTADKENSAGKGIEEVSIITKIDREIEGDSPGHGAWGWVFNNSATQGEKREINSDTLFRPVRVLNVEILRAKEYSKDTAKGHKDDEVWSVWRRGKIPYNMPSGANGDIQGIIHKREEDSHQGTSGYDKDADSVSSLVSGRWINKPREGEGLLRNTITHGEFYIGGEQNAGAVVEGEMGSSIRHNALSRLLPPLYAKHEGSREIPGINQANSPRGISREEEFVYDIEVEEDHSFVANGVIVHNCHHVPADTFKEVAFKLRAPFRLALSATPKRSDNNEHLIFLSAGDIVYQADYRDMIEAKLVVPVRHFRIYVDLTPEERRSYERAGDNAIVLRNIASMASAKIGIAKEIVKAEVGIGSKIIVFTQFIRQAEELYKVLKEELGPIVALITSKTSDRDSIFKAFARGVYKVIVATTVLDEGIDVPDADVAIILSGTGSQRQMIQRVGRVVRASDGKVEARVYEVITRNTIEEALSEERHVKGEVLEVECRRYLADEVRRLISHVISSTRLFSQ is encoded by the coding sequence GTGCTCTTTAGGGTAATTGTGAACGGCAATGTTGAGATTAGGAGGGAGTGGCCGTGGGATAGGATAGCAAGAGTTAAGGATAGATTGAAGGAGCTAGGGTTCAGGTGGAATGGTGAGTACTGGTCCGGCAAGGTTTACTCACTCTCGTTGATTAGGGAGTTGAAGGAATTACTTGAGCTGACCAGTGAGGAGACCGAGAAATTAATGAGGACTATACTCGTAAACTCGTCAGGCGGCGTAATTGGCGTTGAGGACTTGGGAAGTCTCGGTTCTATACCAAGCGACTGCGTGTTGGGTGAGGAGGGTGGCTTATACATTATCTCACTGTCATGCCTAATAAGGGACTTCATTAGGAGCGATAGAAATTACATAGGTAGTGCGTCCTCATTTGAGGAGTATGTTGATAAGGCTGTGGAGAGCATTAGGCAGTTACTCGTTGGTAAGCCAGTGATTGGTGATGTGGAGCTTGCCCTTAGGAGGGCTCGGGAGTTCGCCCTAGCTAATAATAAGTTGAGGGATTTATTTAGTAGGAGGATTGAGTGGTGGACAGTTAAGCTCGGCCTTGATAGTGCTGAGCTGCACTTTCTATCTAAGGAGCTCTATGAGAAGTTGAGGAGCTTAACCATACCGTACTATGTCACTGATAAGGAGGGTAACCTGAATAAGCGTGATTTGAGGCTCATACGTAAGGACGATATTATTCGAGAAAGTGAAAAGGTCATAATTAGGTTCCCAGTATTTCTAAGGGATACCGTAAGGGAATTACTGGTAAAGAGCGGTTATAAAGTGACTGACCTACAATGGAGCCCAAGGCAGATACAGGTCCCTAAGGATGAGGTGAAGCTCCTACCCTTCCAGGAGAGAGCTCTCGATGCCTGGTTAAGGGCCGGTAAGAGGGGTACGATTGTCGTACCAACAGGCGGCGGTAAGACATTCATAGCCCTCAAGGCCCTGGCCACGGCGAGGGTGCCGACGATAATACTCGTAATCACAGAAGAACTTATGAATCAATGGTACGAAAGAATAATGAAGTACTTAGGCATTAGGGCAGGTAGGTTGGGCGGTGGTTATGACGATATTAGGGAGGTCACGGTGGCGATCTACAACTCAGCCGTTAACAGGATAGCGGAGATAAGTGATAAGTTCGATATGGTGGTATTCGATGAGTGCTTACCATATGATGCATTGATTGTTACTGATATGGGGTTAATGCCCATTGGAGAGATAGTGGAGAAGAGACTACCCGTGAGGGTGCTTACCCATAAAGGCAGGTTTATGCGAATAACGAACTACTTCAAAATACCACTCATTAAGAGGATGGTGAGGATAACTCACGAGAAAGGCGAATTAGTGGTGACGGAGGATCACCTAATTCTCACTCAGGATGGTTGGAAGCCTGCAATAACCTTAAGAAGCGGGGACGTGCTGTATTTCTATGACGTACAGGTGCAGAATCTGCGGAAAGGAATTTCCAACGCTTCAGGCTTTAGGGTGTCATTATGTAACTGCTCACAACCCAGAACTTCAGAGACGAAGATCATTAAAGCGATGGACTTTATACAAAGAGGTGGGAATACAGCAGATAAGGAAAATAGTGCAGGAAAGGGAATTGAGGAGGTTAGCATCATTACCAAAATTGACAGAGAGATAGAGGGAGATAGTCCTGGGCATGGTGCTTGGGGATGGGTATTTAACAATTCCGCCACCCAGGGCGAAAAACGCGAGATTAACAGTGACACACTCTTTAGACCAGTACGAGTACTTAATGTGGAAATACTCAGAGCTAAAGAATATAGTAAGGACACCGCCAAAGGTCATAAGGATGATGAAGTATGGAGCGTATGGAGACGTGGTAAGATTCCATACAATATGCCATCCGGAGCTAACGGAGATATACAAGGCATCATACATAAACGGGAGGAAGACAGTCACCAAGGAACTTCTGGGTATGATAAAGACGCCGATAGCGTTAGCAGTTTGGTTTCTGGACGATGGATCAATAAGCCTAGAGAAGGGGAGGGATTATTACGCAATACAATTACACACGGAGAATTTTACATTGGAGGGGAACAAAATGCTGGCGCAGTGGTTGAGGGAGAAATGGGGAGTAGTATTCGGCATAACGCATTATCGCGATTATTACCTCCTCTATACGCTAAACATGAGGGAAGCAGAGAAATTCCTGGAATTAATCAAGCCAATAGCCCTAGAGGCATTTCCAGGGAAGAAGAATTTGTCTACGATATTGAGGTAGAGGAAGACCATAGTTTCGTAGCTAATGGAGTCATAGTGCATAATTGCCACCACGTTCCTGCCGATACGTTTAAGGAGGTTGCGTTTAAGCTTAGGGCACCCTTTAGGTTGGCATTGTCCGCTACACCGAAAAGGAGTGATAATAATGAGCACTTGATATTCCTAAGCGCCGGTGATATTGTTTACCAGGCTGATTATAGGGACATGATTGAAGCTAAATTGGTTGTTCCTGTTAGGCACTTTAGGATCTACGTTGACTTAACACCTGAGGAGAGGAGGAGTTATGAGAGGGCTGGTGATAATGCGATTGTCCTAAGGAATATAGCGAGTATGGCTAGTGCCAAGATAGGCATTGCTAAGGAAATAGTGAAGGCTGAGGTTGGCATTGGTAGTAAGATCATCGTTTTTACTCAATTCATAAGGCAGGCCGAGGAGTTGTATAAGGTCCTTAAGGAGGAGTTGGGACCCATCGTCGCGTTAATAACGTCTAAGACTAGTGATAGAGACTCGATTTTTAAGGCATTTGCTAGGGGTGTGTATAAGGTTATCGTGGCGACCACAGTCCTTGATGAGGGTATTGATGTGCCGGATGCGGATGTGGCGATAATACTTTCTGGAACAGGCTCTCAGAGACAGATGATTCAGAGGGTAGGTCGTGTGGTTAGGGCTAGTGATGGTAAGGTTGAGGCGAGGGTTTACGAGGTAATTACGAGAAATACCATTGAGGAGGCACTTAGTGAGGAGAGGCATGTTAAGGGTGAGGTACTTGAGGTTGAGTGTAGGAGGTACCTGGCTGATGAGGTGAGGCGATTAATAAGCCACGTAATCAGCAGTACACGTTTATTCTCTCAGTGA
- a CDS encoding MFS transporter: MRINREIAHYAIIIFLITFATRATNNMIGTTTPLLTKYDLLFPNYLVGFLASAVTAVNLVSIVFVNARLPSQTRRLLFIISNALILALLPTYFLANSFSIWIISILTGFAYGLIMPNILTSASIVGDQFTAERLLVLYTLALSTSLVIGPLFETYLLTHFGYRYIFLLFIPLALVSFALSFKAHFPPDPKGPRRNVNVKQILRNKGLISALLANSTYSIPFVVFTAFIAIYAQSIYHVSRYLAYFSFVPFFLTSFLTRLYLTIRVPRGLFKPMIISIALTIIGIILLYLSQNYAAFIVSMTILGIPHGSVYPLSTLMISRGTSIEERNAANSYFAAFQGVLGIAVPALFGISTDLIGIRLSMALLLIPVITIAIIFTRFYLGSGLETFKPEIPSSR, from the coding sequence GTGCGTATTAATCGGGAAATAGCCCATTACGCAATCATAATATTCCTAATAACCTTCGCCACACGCGCAACAAATAACATGATTGGAACAACAACACCTTTATTGACTAAGTACGACCTACTATTCCCCAATTACTTAGTCGGGTTTCTGGCGTCAGCGGTTACTGCCGTTAACCTGGTATCCATAGTATTCGTCAACGCCAGATTACCTAGTCAAACAAGGAGACTACTCTTCATAATTTCAAATGCGTTAATACTCGCCTTATTACCCACGTACTTCCTAGCCAATTCATTTAGTATTTGGATAATTTCAATACTCACTGGATTCGCTTACGGCCTAATAATGCCTAATATACTCACGTCAGCCAGTATTGTCGGTGATCAATTCACTGCGGAACGCCTGCTCGTACTTTACACCCTCGCCTTAAGTACAAGCCTTGTCATTGGCCCGTTATTTGAGACATACCTATTAACACACTTTGGTTATAGGTACATATTCCTACTATTCATACCGCTGGCATTAGTATCGTTCGCATTATCGTTTAAGGCGCACTTCCCACCGGATCCTAAAGGACCTAGAAGAAATGTTAATGTTAAGCAAATACTTAGGAATAAGGGCTTAATCTCAGCATTACTTGCAAACTCCACCTATAGCATACCCTTTGTCGTCTTTACGGCATTCATAGCCATATATGCACAGAGCATATACCACGTTAGTAGGTACCTCGCTTATTTCTCATTCGTACCTTTCTTCCTTACCTCATTTCTTACTAGACTTTACCTAACAATCAGGGTTCCAAGGGGCCTATTTAAACCAATGATTATTTCCATAGCGTTAACAATAATCGGCATTATATTACTTTACCTCTCACAAAATTACGCTGCATTTATCGTATCAATGACGATACTCGGAATACCACACGGCTCTGTATACCCACTCTCGACGTTAATGATTAGTAGGGGGACGAGTATTGAGGAAAGAAATGCCGCAAACTCCTACTTCGCCGCCTTTCAGGGAGTTCTAGGTATAGCAGTCCCAGCATTATTTGGCATTTCAACGGATTTAATTGGGATTAGACTATCAATGGCTTTACTCCTAATCCCCGTGATAACCATAGCCATCATATTCACAAGGTTTTACTTAGGCTCAGGCCTCGAAACCTTTAAACCTGAAATACCCTCCTCTCGCTGA
- the htpX gene encoding zinc metalloprotease HtpX, which yields MNKALLVFRLKMALAIIAILLLGAAFTYGIMTWLFGPISGVALVTSLVLMAFFLTLFQWLIGPFLINAMYRAHEVKPDDPTYGWVYEMVADVARTNGFKDVPKVYIADVPFPNAFAYGSPIAGKRVAITLPLLKILKPSELKAVLGHEIGHLRHRDVEVLMAIGLLPTVIYWLGWSLWWGGWWGGWSEGRNNGGGLLLLIGLALIAVSFLFQLFVLYINRLREAYADVNGALTVENGARNLQRALAKITLYMDPNVVKRTTNGTLRMLFFAPPVSTEYIESNVDDLIEYWRHYKPSIWEELFMTHPHPAKRIQMLDRIAESLP from the coding sequence ATGAACAAGGCACTACTGGTGTTTAGGTTAAAGATGGCACTCGCGATAATAGCGATATTACTATTAGGCGCCGCGTTTACATACGGCATCATGACGTGGCTATTCGGCCCAATAAGCGGCGTCGCACTTGTCACTAGTTTAGTCCTCATGGCATTCTTCCTAACGCTGTTCCAGTGGTTGATTGGTCCATTCCTGATTAATGCCATGTATAGGGCTCATGAGGTTAAGCCTGACGATCCAACCTACGGCTGGGTCTATGAAATGGTCGCTGACGTTGCTAGGACCAATGGCTTTAAGGACGTGCCCAAGGTCTACATAGCCGATGTACCATTCCCAAACGCCTTCGCCTATGGAAGCCCAATAGCTGGTAAGAGGGTTGCAATAACACTGCCCTTACTAAAGATATTGAAGCCCAGCGAGTTAAAGGCTGTTCTTGGTCATGAAATTGGGCACTTAAGGCATAGGGATGTGGAGGTGCTAATGGCTATTGGCTTACTGCCCACGGTTATTTACTGGCTTGGTTGGTCGCTATGGTGGGGTGGTTGGTGGGGTGGTTGGTCCGAGGGTAGGAATAACGGCGGTGGCTTACTACTCCTAATAGGTTTGGCGCTAATTGCTGTTAGCTTTCTATTCCAATTATTCGTACTATATATAAATAGGTTGAGGGAGGCCTATGCAGATGTTAATGGTGCGTTGACTGTTGAGAATGGTGCACGTAACCTACAGAGGGCGCTTGCGAAGATAACGCTTTACATGGACCCGAACGTTGTGAAGAGGACTACGAATGGTACATTGAGGATGCTCTTCTTCGCACCGCCAGTTAGCACTGAGTATATTGAGAGTAATGTTGATGACTTAATAGAGTATTGGAGGCATTATAAGCCATCGATTTGGGAGGAGTTATTCATGACGCATCCACACCCTGCAAAGAGAATACAAATGCTTGATAGGATCGCCGAGTCTTTGCCGTAA
- a CDS encoding branched-chain amino acid transaminase, producing MIMLNKEFIVGELMKYVWVNGKLIPEREAVIPILTHALHYGTSVFEGIRAYWSPESNNLYIFRARDHYIRFHNSAKIMGIKVGYGIDELVDATVELLKANEVRENVYIRPIAFVSASTVNLDIRDLETTTAIIAIPFGHYLEPKGVRAKVVSWLRVHNSMFPMKAKVGGIYVNSVIALLDAKISGFDEAILLNRDGYVAEGSGENVFIVKDGVLYTPPTYDSILEGITRDTVITIAKDLGLTVIEKRITREELYTADEVFFTGTAAEVTPVVNIDGRVIGNGQPGPITLKIRSYYMDLVHGKVSKYMSWLTPVY from the coding sequence ATGATAATGCTTAATAAGGAGTTTATTGTAGGCGAGTTAATGAAGTATGTATGGGTAAACGGAAAGTTAATACCTGAAAGAGAGGCAGTAATACCCATACTCACGCATGCCCTGCACTACGGCACGTCGGTTTTCGAGGGAATAAGGGCCTATTGGAGCCCTGAAAGCAATAACCTATACATATTCAGGGCTAGGGACCATTACATAAGGTTCCATAATTCAGCCAAAATCATGGGCATTAAGGTTGGTTACGGCATTGATGAGTTAGTAGACGCAACCGTGGAATTATTAAAGGCTAATGAGGTACGTGAGAATGTCTACATAAGGCCCATCGCCTTCGTATCCGCGTCCACGGTAAACCTGGATATTAGGGACTTGGAAACAACTACGGCAATAATAGCCATACCCTTCGGCCACTACCTGGAGCCTAAGGGCGTTAGGGCTAAGGTGGTTAGTTGGTTGAGGGTTCACAACTCCATGTTCCCAATGAAGGCTAAGGTCGGTGGTATCTACGTTAATTCCGTAATTGCATTGCTGGACGCCAAGATCTCAGGGTTTGATGAGGCTATCCTACTTAACCGTGACGGCTATGTCGCTGAGGGTAGTGGGGAGAATGTATTTATCGTTAAGGATGGCGTGCTCTATACACCACCAACCTACGATTCAATACTTGAGGGTATCACGAGGGATACCGTAATCACGATAGCCAAGGACCTAGGGCTGACCGTTATTGAGAAGAGGATTACCAGGGAGGAGTTGTATACGGCAGATGAGGTGTTCTTCACAGGAACGGCCGCTGAGGTAACTCCGGTAGTGAACATTGACGGTAGGGTTATAGGCAATGGACAGCCGGGACCAATAACCCTTAAGATAAGGAGCTATTACATGGATTTGGTTCACGGTAAGGTGAGTAAGTACATGAGCTGGCTCACACCCGTATATTAA
- a CDS encoding DUF1152 domain-containing protein — MLDEVIGFNVRSVLVIGIGGGGDVVGSTITYSLAINEGKEAILGAVLWERYVNDVVPGPIRIQELRNADALGDYLAIVNGDTYAVREGRHVIPQIANVLSVIKDDGLGISIAGPVSSVAKELSDYVSKYGIDAVIGIDVGGDVLALGNEDGLYSPLADSYSVAILSRVQDTTNVPVILGVAGPGVDGELDRDYVLMRISQLAGKGAFLGAYGPTRNDLMILEDILSKAITEASGLVFKAARGHHGNVGIRGSTRYVRLDVSSSITYYLDLKKAISDLPLANLIINAKDPWDAMRILNSRGVMTELNFEEEVYRYYRAKSRIPSPEEAYSMIKEIKSKLRAQVQLMNR, encoded by the coding sequence GTGCTTGATGAGGTTATAGGATTTAATGTAAGGAGCGTCCTAGTGATCGGTATTGGTGGTGGAGGTGACGTTGTGGGCTCAACAATAACCTATAGCCTCGCCATTAACGAGGGTAAGGAGGCAATATTGGGCGCAGTTCTTTGGGAAAGATACGTAAATGACGTTGTGCCAGGACCCATTAGGATACAGGAGCTTAGGAATGCCGATGCCCTTGGTGATTATTTGGCCATCGTTAATGGTGACACCTACGCAGTTAGGGAGGGTAGGCATGTCATTCCTCAAATAGCTAATGTACTAAGCGTTATTAAGGATGATGGATTAGGAATAAGTATTGCTGGTCCCGTAAGTAGTGTCGCTAAGGAGCTTAGTGATTACGTAAGTAAGTACGGCATTGACGCGGTAATAGGCATTGATGTTGGTGGCGACGTTCTAGCCCTGGGTAATGAGGATGGGCTCTACAGCCCACTTGCTGACAGTTACTCAGTGGCTATTTTAAGTAGGGTTCAGGATACGACCAATGTACCGGTAATACTTGGCGTTGCAGGTCCAGGTGTGGATGGTGAGTTAGATAGGGATTACGTGCTAATGAGAATAAGCCAGCTAGCTGGTAAGGGCGCATTCCTAGGCGCATATGGGCCTACGCGAAATGACTTAATGATACTTGAGGACATACTTAGTAAGGCAATAACCGAGGCCAGCGGCTTGGTGTTTAAGGCTGCGAGGGGTCATCACGGTAATGTGGGTATAAGGGGTAGCACCAGGTACGTGAGGCTTGATGTATCGTCATCAATAACGTATTACCTAGACCTTAAGAAAGCAATAAGTGATTTACCGTTAGCCAACTTAATAATTAATGCGAAGGATCCCTGGGACGCAATGAGGATATTAAATAGCAGGGGTGTAATGACTGAGCTTAATTTTGAAGAGGAGGTCTATAGGTATTACAGGGCTAAGTCTAGAATACCAAGCCCCGAAGAGGCTTACTCAATGATTAAGGAGATAAAGAGCAAATTGAGGGCGCAGGTCCAATTAATGAATAGGTGA
- a CDS encoding bifunctional phosphoglucose/phosphomannose isomerase: MNLIDYPRWPSLARESILNVPMDLRSIKLSIDGKVIDYSEEIDSVVITGMGGSGVVGDIINDLCWFWDCRVPIIVSKNMRLPKRLSRPLVIAISYSGNTAETIMSANEALSRGYPVIGVTTGGKLSTVLTNKGAPVVLIPKASAPRYGLPALLYPTLIILERFGVASVINELESGISGIEDALKRVDDAINLAKQLVNSVPVVWVTESRRGVGIRFKNDLNENAKYYSVVSVVPEGAHNDIAAVTTKQGGLKHVAIMGPNDYEGMYEEVLIDVLSSFGAKPIIVKLEGKTPLETEMYGVTYLGMVTLALAELLGVEPVSTEPIDRLKNLLSERRVFQV; the protein is encoded by the coding sequence ATGAACCTAATTGATTACCCAAGGTGGCCCTCCCTCGCTAGGGAATCGATACTTAACGTGCCCATGGACCTAAGGAGCATTAAATTGAGCATTGACGGTAAGGTCATTGATTACAGTGAGGAAATAGATTCAGTTGTCATTACCGGTATGGGTGGTAGTGGCGTTGTTGGTGATATAATTAATGATCTATGCTGGTTCTGGGACTGCAGAGTGCCCATAATTGTGAGTAAAAACATGAGGCTACCGAAGAGGTTATCAAGGCCTTTGGTCATAGCCATTAGCTACTCGGGTAATACGGCTGAGACAATAATGAGCGCTAATGAGGCTTTATCCAGGGGGTACCCGGTAATTGGTGTAACTACAGGCGGTAAATTAAGCACAGTACTTACTAATAAGGGCGCCCCAGTTGTCCTAATCCCAAAGGCTTCGGCACCTAGGTATGGATTACCCGCGTTACTATACCCAACACTGATCATTCTAGAGAGGTTCGGTGTTGCTTCGGTGATCAATGAGTTGGAGAGTGGTATCTCTGGAATTGAGGATGCCCTTAAGCGCGTTGATGATGCAATTAACCTGGCGAAGCAATTAGTTAATTCAGTGCCCGTGGTTTGGGTTACGGAGAGTAGGCGTGGTGTTGGTATTAGGTTTAAGAACGACCTAAATGAAAACGCCAAGTACTACTCAGTGGTTTCGGTGGTCCCTGAGGGCGCCCACAATGACATAGCCGCGGTCACGACTAAGCAGGGTGGTTTGAAACACGTGGCTATAATGGGGCCCAATGATTATGAGGGCATGTACGAGGAGGTCCTCATTGATGTACTATCCTCATTCGGGGCGAAGCCCATAATCGTTAAGCTTGAGGGCAAGACGCCACTTGAAACCGAGATGTACGGCGTGACATACCTAGGCATGGTGACTTTGGCATTAGCGGAATTACTTGGTGTTGAGCCAGTATCCACGGAACCAATCGATAGGCTCAAGAACCTCCTCAGCGAGAGGAGGGTATTTCAGGTTTAA